One Cyanobium sp. Tous-M-B4 DNA window includes the following coding sequences:
- a CDS encoding carboxysome shell carbonic anhydrase produces the protein MPRRPLATAYRPLAPTAPRRRPGTAAASELVATGLHPLSDGQLNGVLRAYEDQVKGAFDRIVPLLKRLSALQHEADFIEQAQRLARAELGFELPLPILEKAWVSQLDMRTLFAWCVFETYEQTSDAFFQHDPLGGKPGSPAAEAFNEFLLSCGFHLLDATPCADGRLAHAMAYALRIPFSSVRRRSHAGALFDVENTVNRWVKTEHRRYREGQPNSAHDDTRYLKVVLYHFSSKDPLHEGCAAHGSDDALAASCGLARLKDFQQAVENSFCCGASVDLLLLGIDTDTDTIRVHVPGIDGSTNLESWLDAKAAYEATRHLNAVEGRARIQSLVEQAAASSPDPGMVKLIARLIENNISQIDYVRQYHRGSYGDAGHAERFIGVGIGFKEIHLRNLTYFAYMDTVEEGAPDLDVGIKIFKGLNVSRGLPVPVVVRFDYNGKVPGARQRAIRNCQRVQAAMENRYPELFEQGLLHALLTVRDQDRHTPAEAVGSTITFASGGGH, from the coding sequence ATGCCCCGACGCCCTCTCGCCACTGCCTATCGCCCGCTGGCTCCTACGGCTCCCCGCCGTCGGCCCGGCACAGCTGCCGCGAGCGAGCTAGTGGCGACTGGCTTGCATCCGCTTAGCGATGGCCAGCTCAATGGGGTCCTGAGGGCCTACGAAGATCAGGTCAAAGGGGCATTTGATCGCATTGTGCCCTTGCTCAAGCGCCTTTCAGCCCTGCAGCACGAGGCTGATTTCATTGAGCAGGCCCAGCGGCTGGCCAGGGCAGAACTGGGCTTTGAGTTGCCGCTGCCCATCCTCGAGAAGGCCTGGGTAAGCCAGCTCGACATGCGCACTTTGTTCGCCTGGTGTGTATTTGAAACCTACGAACAAACTAGCGACGCCTTCTTTCAACACGACCCCTTGGGAGGCAAGCCCGGTAGTCCAGCAGCCGAAGCCTTCAATGAGTTTCTACTGTCCTGTGGATTCCACCTACTAGACGCAACCCCTTGCGCTGACGGGCGTCTAGCCCACGCCATGGCCTATGCCCTGAGAATTCCATTCAGTTCGGTGCGTCGGCGCTCCCATGCTGGTGCCCTATTTGACGTCGAAAACACGGTCAACCGCTGGGTCAAAACTGAACATCGCCGCTACCGGGAAGGTCAGCCCAATTCGGCGCACGATGACACCCGTTACCTCAAGGTGGTGCTATACCACTTCAGCTCAAAAGATCCACTGCATGAGGGCTGTGCTGCCCACGGCAGCGATGACGCCTTGGCCGCCTCCTGTGGCCTAGCCCGGCTCAAGGATTTCCAGCAGGCCGTTGAAAACAGCTTCTGCTGTGGTGCCTCAGTAGATCTGTTGCTACTCGGCATCGACACCGACACCGACACGATTCGTGTGCATGTGCCGGGCATTGATGGCAGCACCAACCTGGAGAGCTGGTTGGATGCAAAAGCGGCCTATGAGGCCACCCGCCATCTCAATGCGGTTGAGGGCCGGGCCCGCATTCAATCGCTGGTGGAGCAGGCAGCGGCCAGCAGTCCCGACCCGGGCATGGTGAAGCTGATAGCCCGCCTGATCGAGAACAACATCTCCCAGATTGACTATGTGCGTCAGTACCACCGGGGCAGCTACGGCGATGCTGGCCATGCGGAGCGCTTTATCGGTGTGGGCATAGGCTTCAAGGAGATCCATCTGCGCAACCTCACTTACTTCGCCTATATGGACACGGTGGAGGAGGGAGCACCCGATTTAGATGTAGGCATCAAGATTTTCAAGGGTTTGAACGTTTCTCGGGGCCTGCCTGTGCCAGTGGTGGTGCGCTTTGACTACAACGGCAAGGTGCCTGGGGCGAGGCAGCGAGCCATCCGCAATTGCCAGCGGGTGCAAGCAGCCATGGAAAACCGCTATCCCGAGCTATTTGAACAGGGTCTGTTGCATGCCCTGCTCACCGTGCGGGACCAAGACCGTCACACCCCAGCTGAAGCTGTAGGTTCCACCATCACATTCGCGAGCGGAGGAGGGCACTGA
- a CDS encoding carboxysome peptide A has translation MLICKVVKPLVSTNRIPDFEHKHLQVVLDGSTQKVAVDAVGCVPGDWVICVGSSAAREAAGSKSYPSDLTIVGIIDHWDPDAGKAQVPPGGAS, from the coding sequence ATGTTGATTTGCAAGGTGGTAAAACCACTGGTGTCCACTAATCGCATCCCAGATTTTGAGCACAAGCACCTGCAGGTGGTGCTCGATGGCAGCACTCAGAAAGTGGCAGTTGATGCCGTGGGCTGCGTGCCAGGCGACTGGGTGATCTGCGTCGGCAGCTCAGCTGCGCGCGAGGCCGCTGGCAGCAAGTCGTACCCGAGCGATCTAACGATCGTGGGAATCATTGACCACTGGGATCCTGATGCTGGCAAGGC